CTCGATCGCCCTGACGCTTTTCTTCATCGTGTTCACGGGCATTGTTTTCCCGCTCGTGATCTGGGGCATCGCCCAGGCGGTCTTCCCGCACCAGGCCAACGGCAGCCTGATCAAGAACGAGCAGGGACAAGTGGTCGGCTCGGAGCTGCTCGGCCAGACGTTCAGCAAACCCGAGTACTTCCACACGCGCCCTTCGGCGGCGGGCGGCGGCTATGACGCCGCCAACTCCAGCGGCACGAACCTCGGCCCGACAAGCGACAAGCTGATCAACGGCGTCGAGGACGATCCGGCGACGAAGGACGCCGAT
This sequence is a window from Fimbriimonadaceae bacterium. Protein-coding genes within it:
- a CDS encoding potassium-transporting ATPase subunit C, whose amino-acid sequence is MATLHPQSEIRNPKSPILWPSIALTLFFIVFTGIVFPLVIWGIAQAVFPHQANGSLIKNEQGQVVGSELLGQTFSKPEYFHTRPSAAGGGYDAANSSGTNLGPTSDKLINGVEDDPATKDAD